Proteins encoded within one genomic window of Bombus pyrosoma isolate SC7728 linkage group LG13, ASM1482585v1, whole genome shotgun sequence:
- the LOC122574203 gene encoding protein CDV3 homolog isoform X2, with protein sequence MADLDDFFAKKDRKKAKGKKFTTTEEIAKKLEETGKRLGKKSKDKPVNPEGEETQQTEDEDEWREFEEEKKDYTGLKIGNLTMNESIDAESDDEKGTGDISSDGESGEGGTKHSGPWKKPELPPQPEPAPETAPPPPPPVTSGSSYKPPHLRNIQTVAASPRQRAKNIAPDIHSEEYFPTLNSKQQQSNEPSGPWGRRKRDEGTSFAKKK encoded by the exons ATGGCTGATTTGGATGATTTCTTTGCGAAAAAAGATCGTAAAAAAGCGAAGGGGAAGAAATTCACAACTACGGAGGAGATAGCaaagaaattggaagaaaCGGGCAAACGGTTGGGGAAGAAATCAAAAGATAAACCAGTGAACCCGGAGGGGGAAGAAACTCAACAAACCGAG GATGAAGATGAGTGGAGAGAGtttgaagaagagaaaaaagactATACTGGCTTGAAGATTGGAAACCTGACAATGAACGAATCCATAGATGCAGAATCTGATGATGAAAAAGGTACAGGAGACATTAGTTCGGATGGAGAATCAGGTGAAGGTGGTACCAAACATTCAGGACCCTGGAAAAAGCCAGAGCTCCCTCCACAACCAGAACCAGCACCAGAAACAGCACCACCACCTCCACCACCTGTTACTTCAGGAAGTAGTTATAAGCCTCCACACTTAAGGAATATCCAAACAGTAGCTGCTAGTCCTAGACAACGAGCAAAAAATATTGCGCCGGACATACATAGTGAAGAATATTTCCCAACGTTGAACTCCAAGCAGCAGCAAAGCAACGAACCCAGCGGACCATGGGGCAGACG gaaaCGAGACGAAG GGACTTCTTTtgcgaaaaagaaatga
- the LOC122574203 gene encoding protein CDV3 homolog isoform X1, with translation MADLDDFFAKKDRKKAKGKKFTTTEEIAKKLEETGKRLGKKSKDKPVNPEGEETQQTEDEDEWREFEEEKKDYTGLKIGNLTMNESIDAESDDEKGTGDISSDGESGEGGTKHSGPWKKPELPPQPEPAPETAPPPPPPVTSGSSYKPPHLRNIQTVAASPRQRAKNIAPDIHSEEYFPTLNSKQQQSNEPSGPWGRRKRDEGTFEEVRNRGGSRSYSVQDAQAQAPKLSLGNKYGALSQDQS, from the exons ATGGCTGATTTGGATGATTTCTTTGCGAAAAAAGATCGTAAAAAAGCGAAGGGGAAGAAATTCACAACTACGGAGGAGATAGCaaagaaattggaagaaaCGGGCAAACGGTTGGGGAAGAAATCAAAAGATAAACCAGTGAACCCGGAGGGGGAAGAAACTCAACAAACCGAG GATGAAGATGAGTGGAGAGAGtttgaagaagagaaaaaagactATACTGGCTTGAAGATTGGAAACCTGACAATGAACGAATCCATAGATGCAGAATCTGATGATGAAAAAGGTACAGGAGACATTAGTTCGGATGGAGAATCAGGTGAAGGTGGTACCAAACATTCAGGACCCTGGAAAAAGCCAGAGCTCCCTCCACAACCAGAACCAGCACCAGAAACAGCACCACCACCTCCACCACCTGTTACTTCAGGAAGTAGTTATAAGCCTCCACACTTAAGGAATATCCAAACAGTAGCTGCTAGTCCTAGACAACGAGCAAAAAATATTGCGCCGGACATACATAGTGAAGAATATTTCCCAACGTTGAACTCCAAGCAGCAGCAAAGCAACGAACCCAGCGGACCATGGGGCAGACG gaaaCGAGACGAAGGTACGTTTGAAGAAGTGCGTAATCGAGGGGGAAGTAGATCATATAGCGTACAGGATGCGCAAGCTCAAGCGCCGAAGCTCTCTCTGGGTAACAAATATGGTGCCCTATCGCAAGATCAAAGCTGA
- the LOC122574204 gene encoding putative gamma-glutamylcyclotransferase CG2811 isoform X3: MYEHLFKSPLHRVFVYGTLKRGEPNHNLIQDVANGYAKFLGLGRTVVPYPLIIATHYNIPFLLKKPGFGHHVFGEVYDIDTKMLKKLDELEEHPTFYERSEEDVLVAPEGKTKSSDNFEEVSTLTKVWIYFLPRFRASLLENPMYSSYSNEGSHGLKYCEKYARDPSYNHRSEVQ, translated from the exons ATGTATGAACACTTGTTCAAGAGTCCTCTACACCGTGTCTTCGTATACGGGACACTAAAGCGAGGAGAACCCAACCACAATTTGATCCAAGACGTTGCAAATGGATACGCAAAGTTCTTAGGACTTGGAAGAACCGTTGTTCCGTATCCACTAATAATTGCCACTCATTATAATATACCATTTTTGTTGAAGAAACCTGGCTTTGGTCAC CATGTATTTGGTGAAGTATACGATATCGACacgaaaatgttaaaaaagttAGACGAACTAGAAGAACATCCGACATTTTACGAACGATCAGAGGAAGATGTGTTAGTTGCTCCAGAAGGCAAGACCAAATCGAGCGATAATTTTGAAGAG GTCAGTACCTTGACAAAGGTctggatatattttttaccaagGTTCAGGGCGTCCTTGTTGGAGAATCCCATGTACAGCTCGTACAGCAACGAGGGAAGCCACGGACTCAAATATTGCGAAAAGTATGCTCGCGATCCCTCGTACAATCACAGAAGCGAAGTTCAGTGA
- the LOC122574204 gene encoding putative gamma-glutamylcyclotransferase CG2811 isoform X2 — protein sequence MRQRDQGCTHYTLGGITSFAVLQFATMLFHIAAAAMLTNIAVIDIYSFHELPNNIVDMQLLSDESPLHRVFVYGTLKRGEPNHNLIQDVANGYAKFLGLGRTVVPYPLIIATHYNIPFLLKKPGFGHHVFGEVYDIDTKMLKKLDELEEHPTFYERSEEDVLVAPEGKTKSSDNFEEVSTLTKVWIYFLPRFRASLLENPMYSSYSNEGSHGLKYCENEESTVRPEDLL from the exons ATGCGACAGCGAGATCAGGGTTGTACGCACTATACTCTTGGTGGGATCACTAGTTTTGCCGTGTTGCAGTTTGCAACAATGTTATTTCATATCGCTGCCGCAGCAATGCTAACGAACATCGCGGTTATAGACATCTACTCGTTCCATGAACTGCCGAATAACATTGTGGACATGCAATTACTATCGGACGAG AGTCCTCTACACCGTGTCTTCGTATACGGGACACTAAAGCGAGGAGAACCCAACCACAATTTGATCCAAGACGTTGCAAATGGATACGCAAAGTTCTTAGGACTTGGAAGAACCGTTGTTCCGTATCCACTAATAATTGCCACTCATTATAATATACCATTTTTGTTGAAGAAACCTGGCTTTGGTCAC CATGTATTTGGTGAAGTATACGATATCGACacgaaaatgttaaaaaagttAGACGAACTAGAAGAACATCCGACATTTTACGAACGATCAGAGGAAGATGTGTTAGTTGCTCCAGAAGGCAAGACCAAATCGAGCGATAATTTTGAAGAG GTCAGTACCTTGACAAAGGTctggatatattttttaccaagGTTCAGGGCGTCCTTGTTGGAGAATCCCATGTACAGCTCGTACAGCAACGAGGGAAGCCACGGACTCAAATATTGCGAAAA CGAGGAGAGTACAGTAAGGCCGGAAGACCTACTCTGA
- the LOC122574204 gene encoding putative gamma-glutamylcyclotransferase CG2811 isoform X1 has protein sequence MRQRDQGCTHYTLGGITSFAVLQFATMLFHIAAAAMLTNIAVIDIYSFHELPNNIVDMQLLSDESPLHRVFVYGTLKRGEPNHNLIQDVANGYAKFLGLGRTVVPYPLIIATHYNIPFLLKKPGFGHHVFGEVYDIDTKMLKKLDELEEHPTFYERSEEDVLVAPEGKTKSSDNFEEVSTLTKVWIYFLPRFRASLLENPMYSSYSNEGSHGLKYCEKYARDPSYNHRSEVQ, from the exons ATGCGACAGCGAGATCAGGGTTGTACGCACTATACTCTTGGTGGGATCACTAGTTTTGCCGTGTTGCAGTTTGCAACAATGTTATTTCATATCGCTGCCGCAGCAATGCTAACGAACATCGCGGTTATAGACATCTACTCGTTCCATGAACTGCCGAATAACATTGTGGACATGCAATTACTATCGGACGAG AGTCCTCTACACCGTGTCTTCGTATACGGGACACTAAAGCGAGGAGAACCCAACCACAATTTGATCCAAGACGTTGCAAATGGATACGCAAAGTTCTTAGGACTTGGAAGAACCGTTGTTCCGTATCCACTAATAATTGCCACTCATTATAATATACCATTTTTGTTGAAGAAACCTGGCTTTGGTCAC CATGTATTTGGTGAAGTATACGATATCGACacgaaaatgttaaaaaagttAGACGAACTAGAAGAACATCCGACATTTTACGAACGATCAGAGGAAGATGTGTTAGTTGCTCCAGAAGGCAAGACCAAATCGAGCGATAATTTTGAAGAG GTCAGTACCTTGACAAAGGTctggatatattttttaccaagGTTCAGGGCGTCCTTGTTGGAGAATCCCATGTACAGCTCGTACAGCAACGAGGGAAGCCACGGACTCAAATATTGCGAAAAGTATGCTCGCGATCCCTCGTACAATCACAGAAGCGAAGTTCAGTGA